GAGACAAGAAATGAgatcaagatatgcaccacgatgatatggtatgtatgcttatgatcactaatgtgcacaagtcacgttgccgacaatactcaaaggctagtctcgatgggtaagcaatgcaaaagtaaggctatggtggttatcaatgcaatggcaaggcgtagacaaagatgtcgtcgaggttaccgtccgtaGCGAAGATGAGTAGTCAACGAAGATGAgcagtggtgatgttgatgtcgcgtcgtacctatatagccgaaataCAATAGGGCAcgggaaaccacaactcaaattctcgaaCCCGAAGTCGAAAGGTGGTATAGTGGGGTATGTCGTGGGGTTGGTGGACTTTAGGTGGTGGTGGTCAAAGTGGGTATGCGGAGGTGTAAGCGGTGGTGGAGAAAAACTGCAGAAAATGCAGTTTCGACAGACAAAGCCGGATTATCCGGGCCAGGATCCGGATGATCTGGGCGTGTCCGAATGATCCGGGTCAGGGTCCGGATGATCTGGGCAGGTCAACTGCGCACGGGATGGCTCGGGATGAACTCGAAAAACGGGGAGAAATCCGAAGATTTcatggattttggatggatttcgagggTGAGATGGTGGGGAAAGGCAAGATCCACGAGTTACAcaacgaatccacggatcaaaatcaacaaaacatcatcaaaaccaacaaatcacaaaaaaaattggggggctatttttggtggggattttcggatttaggacgaaatcaacaaaatcaagctacacaacacggggtaggggctccaaaaacgtgatcaacgtggctcatgataccaagatgatgtagggtagaaccctagaggccgatctttcaagTTTGGAGGGGAATCCTaccaagaacatgaagaacacggggaggggaacgagggaaaaacacgagagaacactcaacgaacaagaataaagtcacacatgcgctagatcatcgAGACACGAAGTGATacaagatccgaatccaacaaaggacgatacatagggtaaccggttcttctccgtgaggaggtcttgaagagtgtcttctccgaaaggaggtcttgaacccaacgaggatcttctccgaagaggtgtcggtccctcgtggtggagtagatctggatggatgagcaaggctctatctcaaagtatgagctatcacaatgctaagtcTAGAAGAGAGGTGGAGGAGTCATATATATAGGCTAaggggacgaaggggtacatgggcctcagcccaacacgcgcacgCAAGCGGGGTTCGGATGATCCGGGTGGGGAGCTTGATGATCCGGGctcggtccggatgatccgggggaTGGCCCGGATGAGTTGATGATGCTGGCGGTGGCGGCGTTGGTTCGGATGTCCGGATGGGGGTCCAGATGTCCGGCTGGTGCCCGGATGATCTGGGTGGTCGTCCGGATGGTCCGGCTTCGGGGTCCAGCTTTGGGAGTCGTGGGGTGAGTTAGCCGGATTGTCCGGACCGGGGTCCGGATTGTCCGGGCTCTGTCCGGGCCcttgtccggatcgtccggccagccTGGGACTTGGCTGTTTTCCTCTCTGTCTTCACGTATGTCTTCCGCTTCCgattctccttgcttcctagcttctccatggctaactccttggtacctgagtatgcaaagcgtctccgtttgaggtagtagccatgtctcgtgtgattcgaaagggagttgtgagaggagtgatgtcacctcggtttagagagctcttgcacgtgctctacataggtccaagtggtgttgtaggagatgtagatgtgtccatggggatgatcatgggatgctccgcatcaaaaggtctcggagtatgacatGTAATCTCCACCCGCGAGGAAGACCCACGCTAGCCCActatcggtcaaggctttgtgtgaagctagattcacagaaaaattgcagttcaaggcccagtccactattcaagttgcctACTACTGTCgtatagagttctaggtggaagttcaacttaacagtctccactgcagtaccggtatataaaacagtgttttggaaccaaaggtaattcttgtgtgcctctgggatctggtgggggattgctgaaatttagtctattttgagacaacccaataactatttcagaaattcctaatgaatcctagaggcccacttagcccatttgtgcaaggcaagggatactactaaagtttagtcccacattgctagtttagtgggagttgaaCCTCCttacaagagggacatccacgcgcgctcctcctccgccgcccgcctcgtcatGCCGCGCCGCGTCGCGCCGCGGGGTaagggttgcgggaatgagccgagccgatgtctaaatttttagCACGCACAacaggtatacgaaaggtcacacggacGCTGAAAAGTTTTTTTTGCGATAGTGGAGtttgaatgcgaacggtgcagcccttcggctgctggctgttcgcttcatCTCCGTCTCTTCGTTTCACCTTCTGTCGCTGCCctctcgtctctctctctcctgtgcctataaaaaggaggtcgctcctctcagagatgCACACTAGAAGATCCTCTTCCTCTCACcacaaagttcctgagcactgcgctgctgctatgatcttttccatcccggcttgcggcgtgcatcgcaggtcaggacagtaggcctccgaaaccgcacctctttgagtcctgtacgggagaagggtgataaggtttttggggagcgctctgcgcgactactgccCGGTTCATCACGGACACCGACGACCacttccccaacgacgacttcttccccgtagtcgacaacctcttcgacgacatggctggcgaggatgtcgaccccaagtccagtgttTCTACTCATGCTGCTGTCCCGTATCGTGTTCTTGTTTTTTCTGTTAGAGCTCCTcccacagttccttgttctagtgtttgccctaaaTATGTTTGGTTACAgttcatatatgcatatgctatttACCCTTTCTCTATCagatcgcatgacttgttttatctctgctAGTCATGCTATATCTAGTGTTTCTGTTAATAAAAACATTCGGTAAATTGttcatatttccaacacctacatACAACTGCAACTGCGCCATGAGTACCACTCCTCGTCACAGATGCATCAGTGTTAATTTTATCATAGCCCGCTGGTGGTACTAGCCAATTCGATGTTCTAGCTGTGTTGATGTTGCTCCCTGTTCGGACCGGCTTTGACAAAATCTGAATGTCAACAAGGAAAGAAGTAATAAACGGATGGGTTGACGGGCTCTGAAATATTTCCTCATGTATAGCTGTCCTCCTCGCCTCTCAGATCGCCCACATAGTTACTACCAATGTTGTGAACTCCTTCAGTGTGAGGGTCTCATGCATCATGAACAACCATTCTTTTGCTACCTTCCAAACAACCATGTTTACTATTATCCCATTTGCACGTCAAAATCAACCACGATCTTCGCACAGTATTTGTGGCCCATTGTTAAGAGCCAGCCACGGCCCATGTACAGTTGCATGGCGTAACATGTGCTGGCCAATGATACACATGCATGAATCGATCGATATCGCTGCAACATCAGCGTCGTCTGAGTAGTTAGGAGATCAACACAGTTGTGGTGTTTACGAATTGGCTGAGAATATGAGATGAATCATCCACTCAAGACCATACTGCCATGTGATCGGACGAACAGAGTTGCGTCGATCAACCAGGGCGACTCCTTTTACATTCCAGCTGTGGAGCCGACATGACGCTTGATCTCGTTGCAGGCGTTGCGTAAAATCTGACAATGACAAATCGGCCCCTCCTCTGGCCTTGTGGGTTGCAACTTGCAACTGAAGCAAGGAGTGGACGAACAAGGTGGGTCTCGGGAACACAATCTTGTCTTGATGATGACGCTAAAAAGCAAGGAAACAACGGAGAAGCGACACACATCGAATGTTACAAATGCACGGTCCTTTAGGAAACGCGAATTCTAAGATATTCGGTACACTCCTAGAGTGCGGAATTACAAATTCAAGGATATTTATATGCATGGATGGATGTTGAGCTCGGCGCCGCTGCTTCCATGATTCCATTATACGAGTATTATCTACAACTTGCAAAACAAAGGAGGTAAAAAaggcccccgcgtcgctcccgcaggggcgactcgggcggcgctaaccctagccgccgccggccctcctccccccttctcctctCCCTTGCCACCACCGGAGGGGGTCGTCGGAAAGCCGCGCGGCCGCCGGGGAGGGTGGTGGCGAGGATCTGTCCGCCTGTTTCGCGCAGGGGCTCTGtagccggggcggcggcctcggacgGTGGTGCGTTGTCGTCTTCAGCTTGCGGCGTCGCTGGTGCTGGCCGTCCCCTTGGCCACGCGGGTGGCAAGGCGGCGGTGGGTGGTGGCTGTGGGGTGCGGTGGCCGCGGGGGCGCCCGCCCCGGATCTGACGCCTCCGTCCCCAATCCTTTCGTCCCCTGTCAGATCTGGTTTCCGGCTGACCCAGGTCGTCGGCGCCGCGTCTGTGGTAGGGGTGGGGGAGATGGGGGGCCTGGAGAAATCCACGACTGGCTACGCCGGCCACGACGACGGCGACGCTTGAGGGCGCCGTCTCCTACCTGTAGGCGCCGTCAAGgtgccccctttcccccttctGCCTCTCTCCCCTGCTCGTGCAccggggtgaaaacccaaatccctCTGGATTGGGCGGCAGCGTCGCTTGCGGCGCCGTCACCTTCATGGAGGTGCCGCCTTCGGTTGAGCATGGGGCGGTGGCAAGTTCGATCTGGTTGGTGGGCGGCCTGTGGCGACATGGTTGGAGTCggtggtcttggaggttcttctcCAAGTTCAGTGGCTTCCCACCATTGTTTGCTCCATCATCAGCAGCCTCACCGTGCATTTTGCTTCTCCTTGAGTGTTGAtcccccccccccagtgccacgTTTGCCTTTGTGGAGCTCGGCGACGCGAGTTGGTGGTGCCCTGGTCAGGCTTGCCGGGCGGCAATGGCGACGGTTGTACATCTTTGCTCTTGGGAGAGCGTTTGCATCGTCCGACGGATCGGCGCCTCGTGCCAGGCGAGGGGCTAGGAAGCCCCTTCGGAGATGTAGGATGTTGTCAACGGTTCAGTCGGAGTCTATGGAGCTGTCAGCGTTCCCTTACGTGCTAGTTGGATCTCCGCAAGGCTTCCTGATGGATTACACTCAGTGGAGGGCTCCTTTATCTTCAAGCTGGCCTTGTTCTTCAGATTTTTCATCTTTGCTTGTAGATGGCAGGTAGCCTATTAGTTGCTTGCACAACACTATATATCCTTTTAGCTGTTTCTTTCTTCTGTCCTTGTAAGTTGGTGGTtgatgtaatcctggccggttgatggctttgttaattcaaagccgggctcttcttgagccttcgttcaaaaaaaaaacttgcaaAACAAACCTTGGAGTGCATCATGAGTTGAGTTGGGCACGCCATCCATCCATGCAGAAGCAGGCACACCATCATGATGCGTCTCAAGGATTGCCTTGAGAAAAGAAGAGCAAAAGGAAAGAGACCTCCAGCCATGCAACACATTGATCTGATCTCCATAGCCGAATGCAAGCAGACCACCGAGCAGCACAGGACAGCACCACCCTTTCGCATCATTGCCAACCCAAACCACCCCCCTAAtaatccctccctccctccctatgGAACCGTACTAGTACATTGGCCTCTGTCCTGTTGAGTGCAAAAGCTGCACTGCCATTGTTGGTCTGTTCCACCTTTACTAGCCAGCCAGCCCCTCCCAAAGATTCCTCTCCTCTCATCTCCTTCTCCGGTGCACTTTGGTCGACCAACGGAAAAACATCCATTCAATTCCATACCATGTGATGCCTCCGCACTTCCTTTTCCAAAGGGCAGAGGAGAAGGACCACGATGCTCTCTCTGTCACTGTCGCTGCCTCACTGTTTCCTTCCCCCACTCGTCCATAACTGCGTGCCACCTTTGCAGTGTGCCACTACAAGAATGCATAACCACTTTGGCGGCCTAAATGCTTCATTCATAACAACGCTCCTACTAATCCAGTCCAGTGGATCTCTTCAGCTCGGTTGATAAGTGTCGCAACCTCTCGTGCTTCTTTGTTTCGTTCCCGGGCGAGGCCGAGGACGAAGCTGCGTCGTCCACAAGGTGCTTTGCTTTAGCTCCGGATTTATCCATTTCCATCTGTTTGCATGATGCCTCCCTTGCAGTTCACAGATGCTTGCAGTTGCACTTGGATCCCAATCTCATCACAAGCAATAAAGAAACCATATTCGCCCCCATGGATTTGCTCAGCCCACATGGCGCCTTGCCCATGCACattccctcctcctccttctaatCTTCTTCTACCTTTGATGCAGCTGCTCCCATGTGATGTGCGCCTAAGCTGAGCTCGCCTCACTCCGGACTGACAGCACGGCACCGGTGGATTGGATCTGTCCTTCCGAGATCGATGGACCGCTCCTGCTACTTCCCGCTACGGTGGGAGAGCACCGGCGACCAGTGGTGGTACGCCTCGCCCATCGACTGGGCGGCGGCCGACGGCCACTACGACATCGTCCGCCAGCTGCTGCACCTCGACCCCAACCTGCTCATCAAGCTCACCTCGctccgccggatccgccgcctcgAGGCGCTCTGGGACGACGACGCACGCTTCGTCCAcgcgccgcgccaccgcgcctccGTCGCCCGGGGCCTGCTGCTGGAGTGTGAGTGCAAGCACGGCGCCGAGAACACGCTGCTCCGGGCCGGCTACGGCGGCTGGCTGCTCTACACGGCCGCGTCCGCGGGGGACGCGGGCTTCGTGCAGGAGCTGCTGGACAGGGACCCGCTGCTCGTCTTCGGCGAGGGCGAGTACGGCGTCACCGACATGTTCtacgcggcggcgaggggcggcaacGCCGACCTGTTCAGGATGCTGCTGGACCATGCCATGTCCCCGAGGTGCTCGACGTATGGTCGCGACGGGGATGGCGCCGGCGGCCGCGCCTCGGTGTTCCGGCTGGAGATGATGAGCAGGGCTGTACACGCTGCCGCGAGAGGAGGGAGCGTGCGCATGCTGAAGGAGCTCATCGACGGTCGCTCCGACGTGTCGGCGTACCTTGATATCCGTGGATCCACCGTGCTTCATGCTGCTGCTGGGAGAGGGCAGCTCGAGGTGAGCCACCTGTTTCCTGCCATTGCTTACATCTTCTTCTGCAAGTAGATGTTTTGTTTAGTTTGTCTTCGTCGTGTAGTTTAGATCTCGTTATCAGTATGCTTACATGCTTTGGAATTTTGGTGCGCGACGGTTTGCTTCACGTATATTCGCCTTTCCGGTAGATAATTGGAATTGTGTAAAGGCCACTATCCAAAATGAAATGTCTAGTGTCATTCAAGGATAATCATTGTGTTATTTATGATAATTATCCATACTTAACTTTAATAGACGAGCACTATGATTTTTTAATACAACAATCATAGCAGTAAAGATATTATTGTTACTACCATCGTGATCAACACTTGGGAACGAGAGGTGGATCATCAATAGACACTTGATTCCCTTTCTTAGTTGGATCAGCTCGAGCAATTCATGATCCAAATTTTTTGTTAGAAGATTGGTAGTAGTACACAATACTGAAACGTCAAAGCTCCAATCATGAGACCTCCCTTCCAATAAACTGAGGCAAAAGCGAATGTACTTCTACGTCTGTCCAGATAGAAGAAAAATTGGTACCAAACAACTTTTAGATCTACGACCCCCTTTCTGTTTTCTTGATGGTGATATTCAGCCAACTTTCCTTCTGTTTCTTAATGTCACATGTGATGGTTCTTGCTACTGGTGTCATTGATTTGTTAGGTGCACAAAGGTCCATTTATCTGAAAATTGGAAAAATATCCTATGCAGGTTGTCAAGTACCTGATGGCCTCTTTCGACATGATCAACTCAACTGACAACCAAGGGAACACTGCACTACATGTAGCGGCCTACCGAGGGCATCTGCCCGTTGTAAACGAACTGGTTGCTGCATCTCCATCAGCCATATCAGCTGTCAACAATGCAGGTGATACGTTCCTCCACTCGGCGATCGCAGGGTTCCGAACCCCGGGGTTCCGCCGCCTCGACCGGCAACTGGAGCTCACCAAGCATCTCATTCAAGAGAGAGCCGCAGACATCGGGAAGATCATCAACCTGAGAAACGACGCGGGCCTTACCGCCCTACACATGGCTGTGGTTGGCTGCGTGCATCCGGACCTCGTCGAGCTCCTGATGACCACGCCGTCCATCGACCTTAACGTCCAAGACGCTGACGGCATGACCCCGCTGGCGCTGCTCAAGGAGCAGCTGCGATCAACCACGTCGGAGAGACTCATCAAGCAGATAGTCTCCGCCGGAGGGGTGCTGAGCTCGAGCGTGCTGAGAAGCCGGTCGGCCGTCGTTTCGCAGATAAAGATGCGGGGAGGGATCGCGATCAGTCCGGGCACCATGTTCAGGATATCGGATGCGGAGATATTGTTGCACTCGGGCATTGCGGCGACGGAGTCCCGAAGGGCTAGCTCGTGCTCTAGCGATGGCAAGTGTGACCCTGTACATGCGGATGCAAACGGCGAAGGTGATGAGAACCATGGATCGTCGGAGAAGAGGCTCAGCTCTGCCAGCCGAGCCAAGGACCGTCTCAAGATGATGCTGCGGTGGCCTCGCCACAGGGACAAGATGTCCAGGACGCCGAGGAAATCCGAGGACGGCGGCCCGCTGGACACCATCCAGAAGCTGAACAAGCATGTCGCCGACACCCCGACTCCGCTCAGGCAGGCCTTCACCAAGACGACGGGGCTCAACAACAAGCGCACGCTCGCGGTCAAAAGCTCCGTCCCCAGCTCGGCCAGCAAGAAGAAGCTCATCCACGGCATCATGGAGGCCATGCCGCACCTCGCGGCGTCGTCGGCATCGACCCGGTCCCCGCCGAGCACCCTCCCGAGGTCCTCCATGTCATCCGCGCCGACGTCCACCAAGCTCAAGGACATCTGCTTCGAAGAAGACGAGAGCACGATGGTGACGCCGCCGTTCGGCAAGCTCAAGGACATCATCCTGGACAACGACGACGGCGCGGACGAGCCGTCGTGCTCGAACTCATCCTTGGCCGACGAGGGGGTCGGCGTGGCCGCCCGGAGGAACCACGGCTGCGGGAACGGGAGGCTCATCAACATCTGCTTCGGCGCGCAGGGGCTCACGGTGGAAGACTCTGCCAGCGGGCAGCAGACGAGCAAGATGTTCAAGCAGCAGTGCCTCCGGGTGTCCTGACCTGGCCTGCGTTCGGCTTTGCGGTTCAGCGATATActcctatgtgtgtgtgtgttgaactccCCCGGCtcggtttggtttggtttggtttggtttggcgtGCTGCTCCGCGTACAAGAGCAAGGTTTGGTTGATTTGCTGAGATAAATTCCGTGTATGTATCATAGTAAGGCGTGCTTGATTTTTGCAAGGGCTTGAGCTTGCTATCATCAAGTTATCGACGTGATTCCCCTATATACATATACACGAAATGTTTGAGCTGTACCAAGCAAACTTAGGCTCAAACAACACGGGCTAGCTACGATGGAAATGCATTTTGGAGCCCCTTTAAAAAGCACGAAAATAATTTAATTGAAGTTTCCAGAAAAACTGAAATAGTTTTACATGCACATATTATATTATTTTTTCTGAAAAGGGACGCTTTATTACTTACAAGGTTTAAGCATTACACTTGGCTTCTGACTAAGATACACACAGCAAACAAAGTCCTCACACCAAGCTAAAATAAAAGAAGGCAATATACAAAGAGTTGttttggtgcatcaaagaaaaaacTTGCTCTTCTTCCATAAAAAAATCCTCTAAAAATGCTGAACCCAATGGTCGCATAAAAGTTCATACCATGCTTTTATGTTTACGAGCTAAAGTTCTAATGCATGAAAGTCGAAGTATATACTTTAGTCGATACAAAGTCCGTTTTTTCGAAGATCCACTATGATAATGAAAAAGATGTCTACATATCCGGACCAAATCGATCAAGAATATCCCAATCTGATAAATCTGTCCAAATGGGTTCACTAATAGAATGCCCCAATCCAGTACAAAATTGAGCTTTTGATAAGTATACTATGAGGAGAGTAGCGGGGACTATGGTATCGAAGTTGTATAACGCCTAAACTGAAGGTGGCCCAATCCTAAGACCATGCTGCCATCCACGCTGGGTAAAAGTACCCCTTGCCatagcctccaatcgtgtacacacctccgtaaacaggtcTGGATTCTCCACTCATTGTAAAGAGGACCATAAACGAAAAGTCCCGGTATATTATATGTTTGTGTAAAGAACTTGTTTCCTTGTAAATTTTACTTGAATAGTTATGTTGTTAATGAGGGGATTCAGTTTAGCTAACGGTATGTACTGAGTAGGTAACAAACATAGTTGGATAGTTATCATACAAAATTAGAGAAAAACATAGCTGGAtagttaggagaatgatgtgatggacaagacccaatcttaagcttAGCAGTTGATCGTATCAGTTTATTGTTATATCTTTTTTCATGTCAAGTATccattcctaagaccatgagatcgtgccacTCCCTGACACCATAGGAATACTTAGTGTGTATccaaacgtcacttcgtaactgggtgatcataaaggtgctctacatgcatcaccgaaggtgtttgttgggttggcacggatcgagaccgggatttgtcactccatgtgactgagagatatctctgggccctctcggtaatacaacatcgtaaagagcttgcaagcaatgtgcctaatgagttagtcacgagatcttgtattacggaacgagtgaagagacttgccggtaacgatattgaactaggtatggagataccgatgatcgaatctcgggcaagtaactgttggggaatgttgcatggaaaacaaaaaaattctatgcacacgcaagatctatccatggagatgcatagctatgagagagggagtgaaggaaatatgccctagaggcaataataaagttgttattttatatttccttatatcgtgataaatgtttattattcatgctagaattgtattaaccaaaaacttgatacatgtgtgaatacatagacaaaacattgtgcccctagtaaacctctactagactagctcgttaatcaaagatggttaagtttcctaaccataggcatgtgttgtcatttgatgagcgtggtcacatcattaggagaatgatgtgatggacttgaccgacccgttagcttagcatattgatcgttcagttttattgctatagctttattcatgtcatatacatattccttt
Above is a window of Triticum aestivum cultivar Chinese Spring chromosome 6B, IWGSC CS RefSeq v2.1, whole genome shotgun sequence DNA encoding:
- the LOC123137389 gene encoding uncharacterized protein; the encoded protein is MDRSCYFPLRWESTGDQWWYASPIDWAAADGHYDIVRQLLHLDPNLLIKLTSLRRIRRLEALWDDDARFVHAPRHRASVARGLLLECECKHGAENTLLRAGYGGWLLYTAASAGDAGFVQELLDRDPLLVFGEGEYGVTDMFYAAARGGNADLFRMLLDHAMSPRCSTYGRDGDGAGGRASVFRLEMMSRAVHAAARGGSVRMLKELIDGRSDVSAYLDIRGSTVLHAAAGRGQLEVVKYLMASFDMINSTDNQGNTALHVAAYRGHLPVVNELVAASPSAISAVNNAGDTFLHSAIAGFRTPGFRRLDRQLELTKHLIQERAADIGKIINLRNDAGLTALHMAVVGCVHPDLVELLMTTPSIDLNVQDADGMTPLALLKEQLRSTTSERLIKQIVSAGGVLSSSVLRSRSAVVSQIKMRGGIAISPGTMFRISDAEILLHSGIAATESRRASSCSSDGKCDPVHADANGEGDENHGSSEKRLSSASRAKDRLKMMLRWPRHRDKMSRTPRKSEDGGPLDTIQKLNKHVADTPTPLRQAFTKTTGLNNKRTLAVKSSVPSSASKKKLIHGIMEAMPHLAASSASTRSPPSTLPRSSMSSAPTSTKLKDICFEEDESTMVTPPFGKLKDIILDNDDGADEPSCSNSSLADEGVGVAARRNHGCGNGRLINICFGAQGLTVEDSASGQQTSKMFKQQCLRVS